In the Bartonella apihabitans genome, GATGAAGGTGACCTTTATCGGACACGTCTGACCCATACGATCGAAGTTTCGCAAATAGCTCGCGCATTGGCTCGAGCATTACGTCTTGATGAAGATTTGGCAGAGGCTATCGCGCTGGTTCATGATTTTGGCCATACGCCATTCGGTCATGCCGGCGAAGATGCTTTGAATGAAAAGATGAAACTTTACGGTGGTTTTGACCATAATGCCCAAGGCTTACGGATCGTTACATCTCTCGAACACCGCTATCCGAAATTCAATGGTCTAAATCTCACTTGGGAAACTCTTGAGGGATTGGCCAAACATAATGGCCCGCTTGCAGGGCCAGCAGCAACCAATTCGTCAATTCCGCTTGCGGTTGCAGAATATAATAAACATCAGGATCTGGAACTTGACCGTTTTGCCAGTCTTGAGGCCCAGTGTGCCGCCATTGCCGACGATATTGCCTATAACGCTCATGACATTGATGACGGGCTACGTGCCCGCCTTTTAAGTTTGAAGCAACTGGAAGATGTCGAACTAACGGCCGGTATCCTCGAGTCTATAAAAAGTGAATATCCCGATCTTGATAAGACAAGAACCGGTTATGAAGTTGTCAGACGCCAGATCACGTTAATGGTTGAAGATGTCATTCAACACTCGTTTGAACTTATTGCCGAAGCCGCGCCAACGAGCGTCGATGATGTTCACGCTGCAGGACGACAGCTGGTGAATTTTTCCTCCTCTATGGCTGCGAAGGAAAAACACTTGAAAAAGTTTTTATACAAAAACCTTTATCATCATGAATATGTATGGGAACGAAGGCGCGAAGCAGAAAAAATTGTTGCCAGCCTTTTCGATTTTTATTTCAAAACTCCGCAAGCAATGCCCGATGATTGGTATCAGGCAGCCGGTAATGGAGACGTTAATTGGCGCGCTCGCGTAATTTCCGACTTTCTTTCCGGTATGACAGACAATTATGCACAAAGAGAATATCGACGATTGTTTGACCGCGAGACCTATTTGTCTTAAACGAAGGTGACAACAATACGGATTTTCATGATGAATATTTTCAACACGTTCGAACAGAAGATTAAGGAACTGCTGCAACACTCTGATATTAAATCAAAAGATGGACAACCACTTGATTTAAATCGAATAAGCGTTGAAGCACCACGTGACCCGTCACACGGTGATCTTGCGACAAATGCTGCTATGGTTCTTTCGAAAGCTGTCGGCTGTAACCCTCGTGTTTTGGCCGAAAAGCTCGTAAATCTTCTCGAATCCGACAATGATATTGAATCTGTCAACGTTGCCGGCCCCGGTTTCATCAATCTGCGTCTTACGGATGATTTTTGGCGCAACATGCTGAAAACCATAATAAAATCGGTCCTACATTTGGTCGCTCGGATATCGGTGTCGGTAAAAAAGTCAATGTCGAATATGTTTCAGCCAATCCGACGGGTCCGATGCATGTTGGTCACTGTAGAGGCGCTGTGGTAGGTGATGTGCTTGCCAATCTTCTTTCGTTTACCGGTCATGATGTCGTAAAAGAATATTACATTAATGATGCGGGTGGCCAAATTGATGTATTGGCAAAATCCGTTTTCTTGCGTTATCGCGAAGCGCTGGGTGAAAATATCGCAAAAATACCCGAGGGATTATATCCTGGCGATTATCTGGTGCCTTTGGGACAGGCTTTAGCCAAAGAATTTGGTAACAAGCTTCTTGAAATGCCGGAAGATGAAAGGTGGCCGCTCATAAAAGAGAGATCGGTCGACGCCATGATGCGGATGATCCGCGACGATCTCGCTGCTCTCAATATTCACCATGACGTCTTCTTCTCGGAAAAGACATTGCATGCGGACAATGCCAAAGCGATACGCAGCACCATCAACGATCTTACGTTGAAAGGCTATGTTTATAAGGGGACACTCCCCCCGCCGAAGGGACAAGCTTCGGAAGATTGGGAAGACCGTGAACAGACTTTGTTCCGCTCCACCGAAGTCGGTGATGATCAGGACAGACCATTAATCAAATCGGATGGGTCATATACCTATTTTGCGGCTGATGTTGCCTATTTCCGCAACAAATTCGAACGCCAATTCAATGAAATGATTTATGTTCTCGGTGCCGATCACGGAGGATATGTCAAGCGCTTGCAAGCTGTTGCAAAAGCTATTTCCGGAGGCAAGGCCAAGTTGACAGCATTGCTTTGTCAACTCGTAAAGTTGTTCCGTGACGGACAACCGGTTGTTATGTCCAAACGTGCGGGTTCTTTCGTGACCTTGAGAGATGTGGTCGACGAAGTGGGACGCGATCCGGTGCGTTTTATGATGATTTTCCGTAAAAGCGATGCGCCATTGGACTTTGATTTTGCTAAAGTAACCGAACAATCAAAAGACAATCCGGTATTTTATGTCCAATATGCAAGTGCCCGCTGCCACTCGGCTTTTCACAAAGCGGAAGAACAACTGAACATCAAAAATCCGTCGATAGAAGATCTGACGGGTCACCTTGATATGCTTAGTGATTCCGGTGAAATCGCACTTATAAAGAAGCTGGCTGAATATCCCCGTATTGTCGAACAGGCGACAAAAAATTATGAACCGCACCGTTTGGCATTTTATCTATACGATCTGGCATCAACCTTCCATGGGCATTGGAATAAAGGGGCAGAGAATGAACAGTTGCGATTTGTCGCGCTAAACGATATGAATTTGTCATTAGCAAGATTGGGATTGATTCGTGCGGTCTCCAGTGTGCTATCATCGGGCTTGGGAATAATCGGTGTTGACGCTCCGGTTGAGATGCGGTGACGAACAACACTTTACATCTGGTAACACCCGTCTTGCGTGTAATATATTCATTTCATATATATGATATTAAAGCAGAATATTGGTTTTTAAAAAGATCCGCTTAATATACGGCAGAATGCAATAAACAATTGATTGCGTAACCGACCACGTAGGAAAAGCTATGACAGATAATAATCGTAATGCCTTTCGTCCCGAAGGGCAGGCTCAACAAAGCAACGATCCGCTGCTCGAGCTGACACGTTTATTCAATCTGGACTTCAATCCCAACGGGAATAATGAATCTAATCGGCCGTCTAACCCGGAGACCAGTGCAGATGTAACACCTGCACCGCACACGAATAACCCCGATGACTCCGATTTATCGTTTTTGGACACTGGTGCACCACAACAAAACCAGCAGACGCAAAACGCTCCCTATGCTCAGGGCGATATTGGTTCGACGCAGCAAAATGTGAATGACGATCTGGATTTTCTGCCCAACGCTGACCAACAACAATCGCCTTCAACAGCAGGCGGAGCAGGTTTGCCGTTTAATGAACTTTATGATGCTCCCTCGTTCACTCCACGAGCACGCACACCGGAGAATGTTGCGGGTGCGCCGAACACATTCAGCGACGATCAGCTCGATATGCCACCTGATCTTCCGATCGGTGACGAGCCTATTTTACCCAGGCAGGGTTTTAATCAGTCCCCTAGTGCACCGCAAAATAGCACCTTGCCGGAAGACTTCAATTTTGTGCCCGAACGGAATGCAGCCTCGCCCTCATTCCAGAATAGAAGCGAACCTGATCCTATTTTGCCGACGCCTCCTCAAAACAACTATAATCAAATATCGGCGTCAGGATCCGAGACAGCTTCGGCTGTGAGACAAGTTGCGAGTGAATATCCACAACAATACGCACCGAACACTGCGGAGCAATTTACTTCACCGGATAGCTCTCCCCGGTATTCCCCACAACCAACGACGGCGCCCGTTCAAGAACAAGGAACGGCGCAACAATATCCCGCTTTCGATGAAATGAAATTTGACAAGGAGCTGGAAAATCTTCTGGTTAATGCTCCCCTTGAAAGCTTTGACAATAACGCTAACCCTGCTGATACCGGCAATAGTTTTTCGGCTTATCCTTCTTCTCATCAGGCTGCAAATCCGGTTCAATCAAATAACGATCAATACGGATATTCCAATCAATATGCGGCGGTTAACAATGCGGCTATAAACAATCCGGAACAGTTTGGAAGCAACGTTACGCAAAACTATAATCCGCAGCAAATGCAGCCGCCTTTGCACTCCGGAGAGACAATGGGGGCGAACAATACTGCTCCGCAAAATGTCGGAAACACTCAGTCGCCCTTGCCTTATACGCCGCCAGCAGCCGATGTAACAGCAGCGGACGACAGTTTTTTTGATAATCATGATCCGTTGGACGATAATGTTTATGCGGGCGACGCAGATTATGCGAATTCATATACCCAGGATTCGGATACGCAATTATCAGACCGCAACCAGTCACCTTCGCCATCCGTAGGTGAACAACATAACATTGCTGCATTTGATCTTGAAGATTTGTCAACGGGCGAAAATGTTATTGTCAATCCTCCCGCACCTCAAATGTCCTCCGGCGAGCCGCAACAAGAAAGTAACTTTGCCCCTGAGCAAGATCAATATGCGCAATCTTTAAACCGGCAGGAGCCGGAACCTTCCAACAATCAAAATAATGATTTTCAGCCGCAATATGTACAAAATCAACACGCGCAAATTTCTCAGCCGGTTTTAGAGGAGCATGGGCAAGACGACTATGCATATCAATCTAGCCCGGTCTCTGGAAACGATGAAAATTTACAATATGGAAATGACAAGAATGGTGACCTTCCGCCAGATGTAGATACATACAATTTTGCTGAAAATGTCGTCGAGACAACCGAGCCGGTTGATGTCCCCGACATTCCCTATGCTGAAGAAGAGACAGCACAACAAGGCGATGCTCTTGAAAACGAATTTGCTGATGTATTCAGCGTTGGAAATAAGCAGGAAAGCGCAAATAAAGCGGCCGAGCAGGACGATTTTTTTGCCGATGCCTATGCGCAATCAGGTTATAATTTAAAGCAGCAGCAATCTTTTGAAGAAACTGATTCTGAACAAGCAAATTATGATAATGCCGGTTCATACACGAGTTACCCGACAGAA is a window encoding:
- a CDS encoding deoxyguanosinetriphosphate triphosphohydrolase codes for the protein MDIKNIGFGYRPRAPYASDPAKSRGRLFYEPESPTRTPFQRDRDRIIHSNAFRRLNHKTQVFIADEGDLYRTRLTHTIEVSQIARALARALRLDEDLAEAIALVHDFGHTPFGHAGEDALNEKMKLYGGFDHNAQGLRIVTSLEHRYPKFNGLNLTWETLEGLAKHNGPLAGPAATNSSIPLAVAEYNKHQDLELDRFASLEAQCAAIADDIAYNAHDIDDGLRARLLSLKQLEDVELTAGILESIKSEYPDLDKTRTGYEVVRRQITLMVEDVIQHSFELIAEAAPTSVDDVHAAGRQLVNFSSSMAAKEKHLKKFLYKNLYHHEYVWERRREAEKIVASLFDFYFKTPQAMPDDWYQAAGNGDVNWRARVISDFLSGMTDNYAQREYRRLFDRETYLS